The following proteins come from a genomic window of Flavobacteriaceae bacterium MAR_2010_188:
- a CDS encoding GLPGLI family protein, translating to MILNIFKLSIAMLLLFAVGKINAQDFQGQAVYQTKTTVDMSNFGGENMTPDRKKMIEERMKSMLEKVYVLNFNRSESIYKEEEKLEAPGQGGGRWGMMGSFTGGPQYKNIKEGQVLQEQEFFGKQFLIKDDLQKLDWKMESESRQIGQYTVFKATAVKEVDEMDFTNMRRRNRDVDETAEKKKDSTKNDDPMADIEVPKTMLVTAWYTPQIPVNQGPGEYWGLPGLILEVNAGRTTMLCTKIVMNPSEKLEIKLPKKGDEVTRKEYNKIMKDKMEEMREMYGGRGGTRNND from the coding sequence ATGATCCTTAATATTTTTAAACTTTCAATTGCGATGCTTTTACTTTTCGCAGTAGGCAAAATCAATGCTCAAGACTTTCAAGGCCAAGCAGTCTATCAGACCAAGACTACGGTAGATATGTCTAATTTTGGTGGTGAAAATATGACTCCCGACCGTAAAAAAATGATTGAAGAACGTATGAAGAGCATGTTAGAAAAGGTTTACGTTCTAAACTTTAATCGTTCAGAATCAATTTATAAGGAAGAAGAAAAATTGGAAGCTCCCGGACAAGGTGGAGGAAGATGGGGGATGATGGGTAGTTTTACCGGTGGTCCTCAGTATAAGAACATCAAAGAGGGCCAAGTTTTGCAAGAACAAGAATTCTTTGGGAAGCAATTTCTTATTAAGGATGACCTTCAAAAGCTGGATTGGAAAATGGAAAGTGAATCCAGGCAGATTGGGCAATACACAGTTTTTAAAGCAACAGCAGTAAAAGAGGTAGACGAAATGGATTTTACCAATATGCGTCGAAGAAATAGAGATGTAGATGAGACTGCCGAAAAGAAAAAGGATAGCACTAAAAATGATGATCCGATGGCAGATATTGAAGTTCCTAAAACCATGCTAGTAACGGCTTGGTATACCCCGCAAATTCCAGTAAATCAAGGCCCGGGAGAATATTGGGGCTTGCCAGGTTTAATTCTAGAAGTTAATGCTGGAAGAACCACAATGCTATGCACAAAAATTGTTATGAATCCTTCGGAAAAACTAGAGATCAAACTACCTAAAAAAGGGGATGAGGTAACTAGAAAGGAATACAATAAGATTATGAAGGATAAGATGGAAGAGATGAGAGAAATGTACGGAGGCCGTGGGGGCACACGTAATAATGATTGA
- a CDS encoding Deoxyadenosine/deoxycytidine kinase, giving the protein MHVAVAGNIGAGKTTLTKLLAKHFKWEAQLEDAVDNPYLDDFYNQMERWSFNLQVYFLNSRFRQVLQIHESGKDIIQDRTIYEDAHIFAPNLHAMGLMTNRDFENYRSLFDLMESLVKGPDLLIYLRSSIPNLVNQIHKRGRDYENSISIDYLSRLNERYEGWIHNYDKGNLLIVDVDAIDFVSNPEDLGNVINKIDAEINGLF; this is encoded by the coding sequence ATGCATGTTGCTGTGGCAGGAAATATCGGTGCCGGTAAAACGACACTGACAAAACTTTTGGCAAAACATTTTAAATGGGAAGCTCAGCTAGAAGATGCGGTTGACAATCCTTATTTGGATGATTTTTACAATCAAATGGAGCGCTGGAGTTTTAATCTACAGGTGTATTTCTTAAACAGCCGTTTTAGACAGGTTCTTCAGATTCACGAAAGTGGTAAGGATATCATACAAGATCGTACCATTTATGAAGATGCTCATATTTTTGCGCCAAACCTGCACGCGATGGGTTTAATGACCAATCGCGATTTCGAAAATTACCGTTCGCTTTTCGACCTTATGGAATCTTTAGTAAAAGGTCCAGACCTGTTGATATATCTAAGAAGTTCTATCCCAAATTTGGTGAACCAAATCCATAAACGAGGACGTGATTACGAAAATTCTATTAGCATCGATTATTTGAGCAGATTGAACGAACGTTACGAAGGATGGATCCACAATTATGACAAAGGAAATCTTCTGATTGTGGACGTAGACGCTATAGATTTTGTTTCAAATCCTGAAGATTTAGGCAATGTCATAAACAAGATCGACGCAGAAATTAACGGTTTATTCTGA